A region of the Vallitalea okinawensis genome:
ATTAAAAAGCAATTTGTTATAAATAGTGAAGCAGGTTTACATGCAAGACCGGCAACCCTCTTCGTAAATACATCTAAAAAATATAATTCAGAGATCCAAGTGACTAAAGGCGAAAAAAAAGCTGATGCTAAAAAATTTCTTCAAGTATTATCACTAGGCGCTTTAAAAGGTGATAAAATCTCTATTGACATCTCTGGTGATGATGAAAAAGAAGCTGTTGTAGCACTAGAGCAATTAATAGATAATAACTTTGTTGAATAGGAGTTTAGCATGAGAGAGTTATGTGGTATAAATGCATCAGCAGGTTATGGTATGGGACCTATTTTTCTTTACAATCGCAATGAGATAACCATTACTAGGAAAAGAGATATTATTGTAGAGGTTGAGAAAGAAAAACTTGAAAAAGCGCTATTAGTCAGTACCCAACAAGTTAAGGAACTTCATAGTCATACAAGTCAGGAATTAGGTGAGGAAGCAGCAATATTTGAAGCTCATATACTAATGCTAGAAGATCCTGACTTAAAAGATAGTATTGTTAGCAAAATAGAAGATGGGAACAATGTTGAGTGGGCTGTTGATGAAACCGCCAAGGAATATATTGTACTATTTCAAAACATGGATAGTGATTACTTTAAAGAAAGAGCATTGGACATCCAAGATATTTCAAAACGTGTCATAAATAATCTATTAGGTGTTCATACAAGTGACTTGTCAAAACTAGAAAAGAAGGTTATATTAGTAACAGATGAACTAACACCTTCTGATACTGTATCAATGGATAAGGATAATATAATAGGGATTGTTACAGAAACAGGTGGTAAAACTTCTCATACAGCCATCTTAGCTAGAACATTGGGTATACCAGCTGTAACAGGTGTTGAAAAAGTAACATCTCTAGTAAGTAGTAATCAGCAAATGATTATAGACGGGGAAAATGGGAAACTTATAGTAAATGCTACTGATGAACAGATTAATGAATATACAAAATTAGAAGATAAGTATCAAGCCCAACTAGAAAGTTTAAAGCATTTTGTAGGGCATCAAACAGAGACTCTTGATGGCTATAAATGTAAGCTCTATTGCAACATTGGATCCTTTGAAGATGCCCAGGAAGTCTTAAAGCAAGACGGTGAAGGAGTTGGCTTGTTTAGAACAGAGTTCTTGTTTATGTCTAAGGAATACCCACCATCGGAAGAAGAACAGTACCAGGTCTATGCTAAGGTCGGTCAGTTTCTAAAAGATAAAGAAGTAATTATTCGGACCTTAGATGTAGGTGGAGATAAAGGTATTGACTATATTCAAGTTGGGGAAGAATTGAACCCCTTCCTAGGGAACAGAGCAATACGCTATTGTCTCAAGGAAGAGAAAATTTTAGTAACCCAATTGAAAGCCATTTTGAGAGCAGCCAAAGGAACTGGAATCAAAGTTATGTTTCCTATGATCACAGCTTATGAAGAGATTATCGCAGCTAAAGCTTTATTGGAAAGAGCGAAGCATGAGTTGGATCAAGAAGAAAAGAGTTATAACCAAGAGATAGCAGTTGGTATAATGATTGAAACACCAGCAGCAGTTTTAAACTCCGATCATCTGGCCAAAGAAGTAGATTTCTTTAGTATTGGCAGCAACGATTTGATCCAATATACATGTGCAGTAGACCGTATGAATGTAAAAGTCAGCAACTTGTATTCGCCCTATAATCCTGCAATTTTAAAGAGCATTCAGATAGTTGTAGATAACGCACATCGAGAAGGTATAGATGTAGGAATCTGTGGAGAAGTAGCAGCTGATGAATTATTACTTCCTTTATGGATAAGTTTAGGAATAGATGAACTAAGTGTGACGCCAAAAGATGTTCTTCGTATTAGAAAGAATGTCAGTCTGTTAAAGCAAGATACTTCTTTAATCCAGCAAGTTTTAGAGAATAGAACCATGGATGAGATGGTAGAGTTTCTTATGAATAAAACGTAACGTCATTAGGGGGGCGAAATTACTGTGAAACAAGAAAACAGTTATCAAATCATTAAAGTACTCAATAATAATGTTGTTCTTGCTAAGCGGTTAAGAGATCATCAAGAAATGATTCTCATCGGTAAGGGTGTTGGATTTGGTAAAAAAGCCACTAAGGTGACAACCATTAATGAAGATAAAGTTGAAAAAACTTACTGTAATTTTGAAGAAAAGTTTAAAGAAGAATACCTTAGACTTGTGAATGCTATGGACAGAAAGGTTATTGGCGTTGTTGAAGAATTTATATTACTGGCAGGAAAAGAGTTAGGCCAGTTAGATGACCACATTCATATAGCATTAACAGACCATATTGGATTTGCAATTGAAAGGTTGAAACAAGGCTTAGTTATCAATAATCCATTTTTATATGAAATTAAGGCCATGTATAAGAATGAATTTGCTATTGCTTTGAAAGGTAAAGCGCTACTGTACAAACGTCTTAATATTATGATACCTGATGATGAGGTTGGCTTTATTGCTATGCATTTACATTCAGGTCGGCAAAGTAAGGATATTAAGTATACAATAAAGGACACACGCTTACTCAAGGCCATATTAGAGCTGATTCAAATGGAAGTAGGTTATGATTTGGATAAAAATCTGATGATGTATACAAGGTTAGTCACTCATCTGAAACAGACCATAACCCGATCTGAGAAGAAAAAGGAAATCATAAATCCTTTATTGGATGACATAAAGGTTAAACTTAATGAAGCATATCGTATTGCAGAAAAAGTGGCAAAACTGATTGAGGAAGAGAAAGAAATAACTGTATCCAAGGATGAAGTTGGCTTTTTAGCTCTTCATATTGAACGACTAAGAACTTAACAGGTATAAGCGTGTTACTGTTTAAGCAGGCATTAGCTTTTAGTTTGAGAGATTAAATGATTTATTTAGTCTTTAGAACTATGAGCTAATGCCTTTTTATAATTATAAAAACTCAAATGAAGAATAAAGAGGAGGAGATTTTATGAGTAATTTATTTGGAAAGGTACAAAAAGTAGGTAAAGCTTTTATGCTTCCTATTGCGGTATTACCAGTAGCAGCATTGTTTTTAAGGTTAGGGGCACCTGATGTACTGAACATTCCTTTTATCTTTAAAGTTGGAGATGCAATCTTCGCTAATTTAGCCATCATCTTTGCAATAGGTATAGCAGTTGGTTTAGCAAAAGATAATCAAGGAGCATCAGGATTAGCTGGAGCGGTAAGTTATTTCGTACTTACTTTTGGTCTTGAAGCATTAAATCCAGACATAAATATGGGGGTTTTAGCAGGTATTATCTCAGGTATCGTGGCAGGTGTCAGTTATAACAAATTCCACAGCACTAAGTTACCAGATTGGTTAGGTTTCTTTGGAGGAAAGCGTTTAGTACCCATTATGTCTTCCTTCTTTAGTATGTTACTAGCACTAGCATTTGGCTTTATTTGGCCACCTATTCAAGGGCTGATTGACACAGCCGGAAATTGGATGATTGAAGCGGGACCACTTGGTGCCTTTGCATTTGGTACATTTAACCGTTTATTAATTCCTACAGGATTACATCATGTTATTAATAATATTGTATGGTTTGTATTTGGTGAATTTAATGGTGCAACAGGTGATTTAGGTCGTTTCTTTGCTGGAGATCCATCTGCGGGAATGTTTATGACAGGATTCTACCCAATCATGATGTTTGCTCTTCCAGCGGCAGCTTTTGCAATGTATAGAGCAGCTAAACCAGAAAACAGAAAAGCTGTAGGGGGTGCATTATTTTCAGTAGCTTTCACAGCATTTTTAACAGGGATTACAGAACCTATTGAATTCATGTTCATGTTCTTAGCACCAGTGTTATATATTGTACATGCGTTGATGACAGGTTTAGCACTTGCGATTTCGAGTTTACTTGATATCCATCATGGATTTGGTTTTTCAGCTGGGGCAATTGATTACGTATTAAGCTTTGGTTTATCCACAAACGCAATATTAATACTCCCATTAGGTGCAGCTTTCGCAGTAGTTTATTATTACTTATTTAAAATCGTCATTATCAAAATGGATTTACCTACTCCTGGGCGTCTTGACGAAGTGGGAACAGGAGAAGGAGAAGCAATAATGGCAGAGAAAGGTCTCAGTGGATTAGCGGCTGAATATGTGATGGCTTTAGGTGGACCTTCTAATATTAGTGAAATGGACGCTTGCATCACCAGATTACGTTTAACATTAAAAGATGCTAGTATCGTAAGTGATGCTGAACTTAGAAAGTTAGGAGCATCCGGTGTTATTCGTCCAACCAAGAGGAATATGCAGGTTGTAGTAGGTACGAAGGCAGAACTTATAGTTGATGAAATGAAGAAAATAGTTTAAAGTA
Encoded here:
- a CDS encoding HPr family phosphocarrier protein — encoded protein: MIKKQFVINSEAGLHARPATLFVNTSKKYNSEIQVTKGEKKADAKKFLQVLSLGALKGDKISIDISGDDEKEAVVALEQLIDNNFVE
- the ptsP gene encoding phosphoenolpyruvate--protein phosphotransferase, with protein sequence MRELCGINASAGYGMGPIFLYNRNEITITRKRDIIVEVEKEKLEKALLVSTQQVKELHSHTSQELGEEAAIFEAHILMLEDPDLKDSIVSKIEDGNNVEWAVDETAKEYIVLFQNMDSDYFKERALDIQDISKRVINNLLGVHTSDLSKLEKKVILVTDELTPSDTVSMDKDNIIGIVTETGGKTSHTAILARTLGIPAVTGVEKVTSLVSSNQQMIIDGENGKLIVNATDEQINEYTKLEDKYQAQLESLKHFVGHQTETLDGYKCKLYCNIGSFEDAQEVLKQDGEGVGLFRTEFLFMSKEYPPSEEEQYQVYAKVGQFLKDKEVIIRTLDVGGDKGIDYIQVGEELNPFLGNRAIRYCLKEEKILVTQLKAILRAAKGTGIKVMFPMITAYEEIIAAKALLERAKHELDQEEKSYNQEIAVGIMIETPAAVLNSDHLAKEVDFFSIGSNDLIQYTCAVDRMNVKVSNLYSPYNPAILKSIQIVVDNAHREGIDVGICGEVAADELLLPLWISLGIDELSVTPKDVLRIRKNVSLLKQDTSLIQQVLENRTMDEMVEFLMNKT
- a CDS encoding PRD domain-containing protein; translation: MKQENSYQIIKVLNNNVVLAKRLRDHQEMILIGKGVGFGKKATKVTTINEDKVEKTYCNFEEKFKEEYLRLVNAMDRKVIGVVEEFILLAGKELGQLDDHIHIALTDHIGFAIERLKQGLVINNPFLYEIKAMYKNEFAIALKGKALLYKRLNIMIPDDEVGFIAMHLHSGRQSKDIKYTIKDTRLLKAILELIQMEVGYDLDKNLMMYTRLVTHLKQTITRSEKKKEIINPLLDDIKVKLNEAYRIAEKVAKLIEEEKEITVSKDEVGFLALHIERLRT
- the nagE gene encoding N-acetylglucosamine-specific PTS transporter subunit IIBC; translation: MSNLFGKVQKVGKAFMLPIAVLPVAALFLRLGAPDVLNIPFIFKVGDAIFANLAIIFAIGIAVGLAKDNQGASGLAGAVSYFVLTFGLEALNPDINMGVLAGIISGIVAGVSYNKFHSTKLPDWLGFFGGKRLVPIMSSFFSMLLALAFGFIWPPIQGLIDTAGNWMIEAGPLGAFAFGTFNRLLIPTGLHHVINNIVWFVFGEFNGATGDLGRFFAGDPSAGMFMTGFYPIMMFALPAAAFAMYRAAKPENRKAVGGALFSVAFTAFLTGITEPIEFMFMFLAPVLYIVHALMTGLALAISSLLDIHHGFGFSAGAIDYVLSFGLSTNAILILPLGAAFAVVYYYLFKIVIIKMDLPTPGRLDEVGTGEGEAIMAEKGLSGLAAEYVMALGGPSNISEMDACITRLRLTLKDASIVSDAELRKLGASGVIRPTKRNMQVVVGTKAELIVDEMKKIV